In the Rubidibacter lacunae KORDI 51-2 genome, one interval contains:
- the recO gene encoding DNA repair protein RecO: MSRTYRATGITLRSTSYGEADRLLTVLTPEFGLVRAVANGARKPTSSLRGRCEPLAVNHWLFVRGRSLDKVSQVERIRSFTGVGCDLGKLAAYQYLTEIALYVSASDRSQADLYSLLLEHLHRLERVSERDPQHLQPYLAQGTFHLLAVAGIAPQVRMCCRTQEPIAIDTCDPGWRVGFSPELGGTVARADDRLARQPAGGTAAPSAEAPRARSNTRLRACELMLLQALASPTLPEVITSSTESGCEVDRAAWSRVERVLRNYAQYHCGRPIRSAALLDEIAAGAEPPSTVRPSPADPASTR, encoded by the coding sequence ATGAGCCGTACCTATCGAGCTACCGGCATCACTCTGAGGAGTACGTCCTACGGGGAAGCCGATCGCCTGCTAACTGTCCTCACGCCCGAATTTGGACTGGTTCGTGCCGTCGCTAATGGAGCGCGCAAGCCAACATCCTCATTGCGCGGGCGTTGCGAACCGCTTGCAGTCAACCACTGGCTGTTCGTACGTGGGCGATCGCTCGATAAAGTGTCCCAAGTCGAACGCATTCGTTCGTTCACCGGCGTTGGTTGCGACCTCGGTAAGCTTGCGGCTTATCAGTATTTGACCGAAATCGCCCTCTACGTCAGCGCGAGCGATCGCTCCCAAGCTGACTTGTATTCCCTATTGCTCGAACATCTGCACCGTCTCGAACGGGTGTCCGAGCGCGACCCGCAACACCTGCAACCGTATCTGGCGCAGGGGACTTTCCACCTTCTCGCGGTGGCTGGTATCGCGCCCCAGGTGCGCATGTGCTGCCGGACCCAGGAGCCGATCGCGATCGACACCTGCGATCCGGGCTGGCGCGTCGGGTTCAGCCCCGAACTTGGCGGGACCGTTGCGCGCGCGGACGATCGCTTAGCCAGGCAACCAGCCGGCGGCACGGCGGCACCCTCCGCGGAGGCTCCACGCGCGCGCAGCAATACACGCTTGCGCGCGTGCGAGCTGATGCTGCTGCAAGCCCTGGCTAGTCCGACACTCCCTGAAGTGATAACTTCAAGTACTGAGAGCGGATGCGAGGTCGACCGAGCTGCTTGGTCCCGCGTGGAGCGCGTCCTGCGGAACTACGCCCAATATCACTGCGGGCGTCCCATTCGCTCCGCTGCTTTGCTCGACGAGATCGCCGCCGGTGCCGAGCCGCCATCTACCGTTCGCCCGTCGCCCGCAGATCCAGCATCGACCCGATGA
- a CDS encoding squalene/phytoene synthase family protein — translation MSLLRNAIDMLQATSRTFLIPISGLPPRLKEAVTSAYLCMRAIDEIEDHPHLDNVLKAKLLRSLSLNLQSANASTAIDDFTIGLESFRDRLDSVTMRVGEWALLAPDEIAPRVWDASAAMADRMAYWAECNWLVRSQADLDCYTFSVAGAVGLLLSDLWGWYDNTQTDRMHAIGFGRGLQAVNILRNRSEDLGRGADFLPEGWSTADLHDYARYNLSLADQYCASLPHGPALNFCRIPLALAYGTLDALSQGKEKLSRSDVLALVAMATSSN, via the coding sequence ATGAGTTTGCTTCGCAATGCGATAGATATGTTGCAGGCGACTAGCCGCACGTTTCTCATTCCAATTAGCGGATTGCCGCCGCGTCTTAAAGAGGCTGTAACTTCTGCCTATCTGTGCATGCGAGCGATCGACGAAATTGAAGATCACCCCCATCTCGATAATGTACTTAAGGCAAAGTTGTTGCGTTCTCTAAGCCTGAACTTGCAGTCCGCAAATGCGAGTACGGCTATCGATGACTTCACGATCGGGCTAGAATCGTTCCGCGATCGCCTGGATTCGGTAACGATGCGCGTCGGCGAATGGGCGTTATTGGCTCCAGATGAGATCGCACCGCGGGTCTGGGATGCGTCAGCAGCGATGGCCGATCGTATGGCCTACTGGGCGGAATGCAATTGGTTGGTGCGATCGCAAGCCGATTTGGATTGTTACACCTTTAGTGTTGCCGGTGCGGTGGGTTTGCTGCTCTCGGATTTGTGGGGATGGTACGACAACACTCAGACCGATCGCATGCATGCGATCGGTTTCGGGCGAGGGTTGCAGGCGGTCAACATTCTGCGCAATCGCAGCGAAGACCTCGGCCGGGGTGCGGACTTTCTCCCCGAGGGATGGAGCACAGCGGACTTACACGATTACGCGCGCTACAATCTTTCGCTGGCAGATCAGTACTGTGCGTCGCTACCTCACGGTCCAGCACTGAATTTCTGCCGGATTCCGCTGGCGCTGGCTTACGGGACGCTGGATGCACTGTCACAGGGCAAAGAGAAGCTCAGCCGCAGCGACGTGCTGGCACTGGTGGCAATGGCTACGAGTAGTAACTAG
- the deoC gene encoding deoxyribose-phosphate aldolase, whose product MELALDFDLAGYIDHALLDPSATPKRVEQCCIEAERYNFPAVCVYPSAVRQAADFLYGKRIAVCTVIGFPSGATTPATKLFEAQEAAENGATELDVVINVGLLKAGMSDEVYREIAEICEETGLLVKAILEMGLLDDEQIRLAAEVCLDAGAAFLKTHTGWFGGATIADVRILRAIAGGQVGIKASGGIRTYEQASALVRAGASRLGTSRGPFLLRQRDTLEEADLLTGLDRDPRDVGI is encoded by the coding sequence GTGGAACTCGCTCTCGATTTCGATTTGGCCGGATACATCGACCACGCGCTCCTGGACCCCAGCGCTACGCCCAAACGCGTCGAGCAATGCTGTATCGAAGCCGAGCGTTATAACTTCCCTGCCGTTTGCGTATACCCATCTGCCGTTCGCCAAGCCGCTGACTTTCTCTATGGCAAGCGCATTGCCGTATGCACGGTCATCGGATTTCCGAGTGGAGCTACTACACCCGCCACTAAGCTCTTCGAAGCCCAAGAAGCTGCCGAAAATGGCGCTACCGAACTCGACGTGGTCATTAACGTCGGTTTACTCAAAGCCGGAATGAGCGACGAGGTCTACCGCGAAATTGCCGAAATCTGCGAGGAAACCGGCTTGCTGGTGAAGGCAATCTTGGAAATGGGCTTGCTCGACGACGAACAAATTCGTCTAGCCGCCGAAGTTTGCCTCGACGCCGGAGCTGCGTTCTTGAAAACCCATACTGGCTGGTTTGGCGGTGCTACCATCGCCGATGTTCGCATTTTGCGAGCGATCGCGGGCGGTCAAGTGGGTATCAAAGCCTCGGGCGGCATCCGCACCTACGAACAGGCCAGCGCTCTCGTCCGTGCGGGCGCGTCGCGCCTGGGAACCTCGCGCGGACCGTTCCTCCTGCGGCAGCGCGATACGCTGGAAGAAGCCGACCTACTCACCGGGCTCGACCGCGATCCTCGTGACGTCGGTATCTAA
- a CDS encoding squalene/phytoene synthase family protein: MALLQNAMDALKTTSSTFLSPIRGLPPRLKEAVTSAYLCMRAIDEIEDHPDLDNALKSKLLRSLSLTLQSANPTTTVDDFTIELEPISDRLESVTMHLGEWALLAPVEIAPRVWDATAAMADRMAHWAECNWKMRSKADLDCYTFSVAGAVGLLLSDLWGWYDKTQTDRTYAIGFGRGLQAVNILRSRSEDLARGVDFLPNGWSITDLHKYASNNLSLADAYCSSLPPGPALNFCRIPLKLAYGALRSSTCMIPR, encoded by the coding sequence ATGGCTTTACTGCAAAATGCGATGGATGCGTTGAAAACGACCAGCAGCACTTTTCTGAGTCCAATTAGGGGATTGCCACCGCGTCTGAAAGAGGCTGTAACCTCTGCCTATTTATGCATGCGAGCGATCGATGAAATTGAAGATCACCCCGATCTCGACAATGCACTCAAGTCAAAGTTGTTGCGTTCGCTGAGTCTCACCCTTCAGTCGGCGAACCCGACTACTACTGTTGATGATTTCACTATTGAGCTGGAACCGATCAGCGATCGCTTGGAGTCAGTAACGATGCACCTCGGCGAATGGGCGCTGCTGGCCCCGGTTGAGATCGCTCCGAGGGTGTGGGATGCGACAGCAGCTATGGCCGACCGTATGGCCCACTGGGCGGAATGTAATTGGAAGATGCGATCGAAAGCCGACTTGGATTGTTACACCTTCAGCGTTGCCGGTGCGGTAGGCTTGCTGCTCTCGGATTTGTGGGGATGGTATGATAAAACCCAAACCGATCGCACCTACGCGATCGGCTTCGGGCGTGGGTTGCAGGCGGTCAACATTCTGCGCAGTCGCAGCGAAGACCTCGCTCGCGGCGTGGATTTTCTGCCTAATGGGTGGAGCATAACGGACTTACACAAGTACGCAAGCAATAATCTGTCGCTGGCAGATGCGTACTGTTCTTCGCTGCCTCCAGGTCCAGCATTGAATTTCTGTAGGATTCCGCTGAAGCTGGCATACGGGGCACTACGTAGTAGTACTTGCATGATACCAAGATGA
- a CDS encoding glycosyltransferase family 4 protein: MHVAWLGKKSPFCGNVTYSRQTTHALLERNYQVSFLHFARTAAYGESWPHCHEVALPFWHKSQIYTIPAPRSSQFLARALAKLKPDVVHASLTLSPLDFRLPDICQELGIPLIATFHPPFDSKLRNFKASTLQLSYRLYAPFLARYDRAIVFSRVQRDLLERLGVPAGRLAVIPNGVDAQQYSPGPSNFKQRVGAERLFVYQGRISAEKNLEALLQAWQQCRLGDRCKLVIVGDGPLLPLLKPLYGKASGIIWLGFVADEQQRIDILRAADVFVLPSFVEGLSLSLLEAMSCGVACLATDAGADGEVLASGAGVILSTQDTVAQLRTLLPLCRDRHEVTDLLGQRARQRVLERYTLNGSIALLESLYAEVRQPQSLGVS; this comes from the coding sequence ATGCATGTTGCCTGGTTGGGAAAGAAGTCGCCGTTTTGCGGCAATGTAACCTACAGTCGACAAACGACGCATGCATTGCTCGAACGAAACTATCAAGTTAGCTTTTTGCATTTTGCTCGCACAGCTGCGTACGGCGAAAGCTGGCCGCATTGCCATGAAGTGGCGCTGCCCTTTTGGCACAAGTCGCAGATCTATACGATTCCTGCCCCGAGGTCGAGTCAATTCCTGGCGAGAGCACTTGCTAAGCTCAAACCCGATGTGGTGCATGCGTCGCTAACACTGTCGCCGCTGGACTTTCGCTTGCCGGACATTTGCCAGGAACTTGGCATTCCGCTCATCGCAACCTTTCATCCCCCCTTCGATAGCAAGCTACGCAACTTTAAGGCCAGCACCCTGCAGCTTTCTTATCGCCTGTACGCCCCATTCCTCGCCCGCTACGATCGCGCAATCGTGTTTTCGCGCGTCCAACGGGACTTGCTCGAACGTTTGGGTGTTCCAGCGGGACGACTGGCAGTCATTCCGAACGGCGTAGACGCCCAGCAATATTCGCCCGGGCCGTCAAATTTCAAACAGCGAGTTGGAGCCGAGCGCCTCTTCGTTTATCAAGGGCGCATCTCGGCCGAGAAGAACCTGGAAGCACTGCTACAGGCGTGGCAGCAATGTCGGCTCGGCGATCGCTGCAAACTCGTTATTGTTGGCGATGGACCGCTATTGCCGTTGTTGAAACCGCTATACGGCAAAGCCAGCGGGATTATCTGGCTTGGGTTCGTTGCCGACGAACAGCAGCGGATCGATATTTTGCGCGCGGCAGACGTCTTCGTCTTGCCGTCTTTTGTAGAAGGACTTTCCCTATCGCTATTAGAAGCCATGTCCTGCGGTGTGGCGTGCCTGGCAACCGATGCCGGAGCCGATGGCGAAGTGCTGGCATCCGGAGCGGGAGTCATCCTCAGCACGCAAGATACAGTTGCCCAGCTGCGGACGCTTCTGCCGTTGTGCCGAGATCGCCACGAAGTTACAGATCTACTGGGGCAACGCGCGCGCCAGCGGGTCCTCGAACGCTACACCCTCAATGGCAGCATTGCCTTACTGGAATCACTTTATGCCGAGGTCCGGCAGCCCCAATCGCTCGGTGTCAGTTAG
- a CDS encoding class I SAM-dependent methyltransferase, whose product MLVEKEDIFPLLRCPRSGVFLRAIDRKLIAELDTQCIEYKIIDGYPVLIDFDKSVLTEDGVKTLSSAVERRSYGKVSGAIRRLISPPLETTTENVKHLLALLFASRDRASILVIGGGTVGQGMESLYNDPHIALVSFDIYSSPSVQFIADAHSIPLQDSSFDAVIIQAVLEHVLDPGRVVSEIHRVLKLDGIVYAETPFLQHVHEGAYDFTRFTESGHRYLFKQFEAISSGASAGAGTQLLWSLEHFFRGLFRSRKAGKVVKLCFFGCNTAID is encoded by the coding sequence GTGTTAGTAGAAAAAGAAGATATTTTCCCTTTGCTACGCTGTCCCAGATCGGGTGTTTTCCTGAGGGCAATCGACAGAAAGCTGATTGCGGAACTCGATACGCAATGTATTGAATATAAAATAATCGATGGCTATCCGGTTTTGATCGACTTTGACAAAAGCGTTCTCACTGAGGACGGCGTCAAAACCCTTTCATCTGCTGTCGAGCGACGTTCTTATGGCAAGGTTTCGGGAGCGATCAGGCGCTTGATATCCCCGCCCCTGGAAACCACTACTGAAAACGTGAAGCATTTATTAGCGCTGTTATTTGCATCGCGCGATCGCGCAAGCATTTTAGTGATTGGCGGCGGGACTGTCGGCCAGGGTATGGAATCGCTCTACAACGACCCTCATATTGCACTGGTGTCTTTCGACATTTACTCTTCACCAAGCGTTCAGTTTATAGCTGATGCCCATAGTATTCCACTACAAGACAGTAGCTTCGATGCAGTCATCATTCAGGCAGTGCTAGAGCACGTTCTAGACCCAGGCAGAGTGGTTTCAGAAATTCACCGAGTTTTAAAGCTCGATGGAATTGTGTATGCCGAGACTCCTTTTCTCCAACACGTTCATGAAGGTGCCTACGATTTCACCCGATTCACTGAAAGCGGGCACCGCTATTTATTCAAGCAGTTTGAGGCGATTTCGTCAGGCGCTTCAGCCGGCGCCGGAACTCAGCTGCTGTGGTCGCTCGAACACTTCTTTCGCGGACTATTTAGATCCAGAAAGGCTGGCAAAGTCGTCAAGCTTTGTTTTTTTGGTTGCAATACTGCGATCGATTAA
- the shc gene encoding squalene--hopene cyclase encodes MQLHSEVWLGRLEEAVAASQRYLLSQQYPEGYWWAELEANVTVTVEVLLLHKIWRTDRLRPLHKIETYLRQQQCESGGWEVFYGDGGDLSTSVEAYLGLRLLGVPAGDPALVKARTFILERGGISKTRIFTKFQLALVDCYNWRGLPSIPPWIVFCHPPFPFSIYEMSSWARCSTVPLAIVFDKKPVYPVEPSVKLDELFAEGSANVRYELPRNNDWSDAFVWLDDAFKFAEDWNLVPLREEGLKAAERWIVERQEATGDWGGIIPAMVNSMLALRSLDYAVDDPIVDRGFQAIDNFVLEDDEVYRVQSCVSPVWDTAWVVRALVDSGMAPDAPEVVAAGRWLLERQILDYGDWRVKNPQGEPGGWAFVFVNRYYPDIDDTAVVVIALEQLCLPEEALKRQAIARATQWIATMQCRAGGWAAYDVDNDSDWLNLLPYSDLKATIDPNTADVTARVLEMVGYLDPQQPGIARERCDRALDYLLDEQESEGCWFGRWGVNYIYGTSGALSALALVAPQRARNAIERGAAWLVGVQNPDGGWGETCRSYEDPTLKGKGVSTASQTAWALIGLLAAGDATGSYAQQFLARGVEYLLGTQLENGRWEEAEFTGTGFPGHFYIRYHYYYQYFPLVALGRYRQFLAERT; translated from the coding sequence ATGCAACTTCACTCTGAGGTTTGGCTCGGCCGGCTCGAAGAGGCCGTGGCTGCCAGTCAACGTTATTTACTTTCCCAGCAATATCCTGAAGGTTATTGGTGGGCAGAGCTCGAAGCTAATGTCACGGTTACAGTTGAAGTGCTTCTCTTGCACAAAATTTGGAGGACCGATAGATTAAGGCCGCTGCATAAAATTGAAACCTATCTGCGCCAGCAACAATGCGAAAGTGGCGGTTGGGAAGTGTTTTATGGCGATGGCGGCGATCTTAGTACCAGTGTTGAAGCCTACTTGGGTTTGCGCTTGCTCGGGGTTCCTGCTGGCGATCCGGCACTTGTCAAAGCCCGTACGTTTATTTTGGAACGCGGCGGCATCAGTAAAACTCGAATCTTTACGAAGTTTCAGTTAGCCCTTGTCGACTGCTACAACTGGCGCGGGTTACCGTCGATTCCACCGTGGATCGTGTTCTGCCACCCACCCTTTCCCTTTTCGATTTACGAAATGTCTAGCTGGGCGCGTTGCAGCACGGTTCCCTTGGCAATCGTATTCGACAAAAAACCTGTTTATCCGGTTGAACCGTCTGTCAAACTCGACGAACTCTTTGCCGAAGGTAGTGCCAACGTCCGGTACGAATTGCCGCGCAACAATGACTGGAGCGATGCCTTCGTTTGGCTCGACGATGCTTTTAAGTTCGCAGAGGACTGGAACCTCGTGCCGTTGCGCGAGGAGGGACTCAAAGCCGCTGAGCGCTGGATAGTAGAGCGCCAAGAAGCCACTGGCGACTGGGGCGGAATCATCCCTGCGATGGTCAACTCAATGCTGGCCCTGCGATCGCTCGACTATGCGGTTGACGATCCGATTGTCGATCGCGGTTTTCAAGCGATCGACAACTTCGTGTTGGAAGACGACGAAGTGTATCGCGTGCAATCCTGCGTCTCCCCCGTGTGGGATACGGCTTGGGTGGTGCGTGCTTTAGTCGATTCGGGCATGGCACCAGACGCGCCCGAAGTTGTGGCTGCCGGTCGTTGGCTGCTGGAGCGGCAAATTCTCGATTACGGCGACTGGAGGGTTAAAAACCCCCAGGGGGAACCCGGCGGGTGGGCATTCGTGTTCGTCAACAGGTATTACCCCGATATAGACGATACGGCTGTGGTCGTGATAGCGCTGGAGCAGTTATGCCTGCCCGAGGAAGCTCTCAAACGCCAAGCGATCGCGCGAGCAACGCAATGGATTGCAACAATGCAGTGTCGGGCAGGCGGCTGGGCTGCATACGACGTCGACAACGACAGCGATTGGCTCAACCTCTTGCCCTACTCCGACCTTAAAGCCACGATCGATCCCAATACTGCCGACGTGACGGCACGCGTGCTGGAGATGGTCGGCTACCTCGATCCCCAACAACCGGGGATCGCCCGCGAGCGCTGCGATCGTGCGCTCGACTATTTGCTAGACGAGCAAGAATCCGAGGGCTGCTGGTTCGGACGCTGGGGCGTCAACTACATCTACGGCACCAGCGGCGCGCTCTCGGCCCTGGCGTTGGTGGCTCCCCAGCGCGCCCGCAATGCCATCGAGCGAGGAGCAGCTTGGCTAGTCGGCGTCCAGAACCCCGATGGCGGTTGGGGCGAAACCTGCCGCAGTTACGAGGATCCGACGCTCAAAGGTAAGGGAGTCAGCACGGCCTCGCAGACGGCATGGGCGCTCATCGGGCTACTGGCAGCGGGAGACGCCACGGGTAGCTACGCGCAACAGTTTCTGGCACGCGGCGTCGAGTATCTTTTAGGCACACAGCTGGAGAACGGACGCTGGGAAGAGGCGGAGTTTACCGGTACGGGTTTCCCGGGTCACTTCTATATTCGCTACCACTACTACTACCAGTATTTCCCACTGGTTGCACTCGGACGCTACCGGCAGTTCCTTGCCGAGCGGACATGA
- a CDS encoding MFS transporter: protein MKTRPNLTDRAINSETESVAPMDSNSCHEDTAPKGFLPVLQNGHFLILWLGQIFSQLADKIYLVLVVATIATHFQGPDREIGAWVSAVMVAFTIPAVLFGSLAGAYVDRWSKKAVLVGTNLMRGLLVWSVPLLLYVSTDRAPWLGLPVGFWMLLAITFLVSTLTQFFAPAEQTTIPLIVRKRDLLPANSLYTTTMMAALILGFAIGEPLLELTDILADGLGLTWSFSRELVVGGSYVLAGLVLLPLQTYERERRQNDDSPHVLQDIWDGICYLRTHHRVRNAMVQLILLFCIFAALAVLAVSLADRIPSLKASQFGFLLAAGGVGMAVGAGFLGTWGDRFSTARLGIIGSAGVAASLAGLALATDRLWLAIALTTALGAFAALVGVPMQTTIQAETPEAMRGKVFGLQNNAVNIALSLPLALAGAAEAVFGLRAVFFGLAALAIAGGLLTWYISRTGVAISART from the coding sequence ATGAAAACACGACCGAACCTCACCGATCGGGCTATCAACTCGGAAACCGAATCCGTTGCTCCGATGGACTCCAACTCCTGCCACGAGGACACCGCCCCGAAAGGCTTCCTGCCCGTTTTGCAAAACGGACACTTTTTGATTCTATGGCTGGGACAGATTTTTTCACAGCTAGCCGATAAAATTTACCTCGTGCTCGTCGTCGCGACCATAGCCACCCATTTTCAGGGGCCCGATCGCGAGATCGGGGCTTGGGTCTCAGCAGTGATGGTGGCGTTTACGATTCCTGCTGTGCTGTTCGGCTCGCTGGCCGGTGCGTATGTCGATCGCTGGTCGAAGAAAGCCGTGCTCGTGGGCACCAATTTGATGCGCGGGTTGTTGGTGTGGTCGGTACCGTTGCTGCTGTATGTCTCGACAGATCGAGCGCCGTGGCTCGGGCTGCCAGTCGGCTTCTGGATGCTGTTGGCGATTACGTTTCTGGTTTCGACGCTGACGCAGTTCTTTGCACCGGCCGAACAAACAACCATCCCGCTGATTGTCCGCAAGCGCGACCTCCTGCCGGCCAACTCCCTCTATACCACGACCATGATGGCCGCGCTGATCCTCGGTTTCGCGATCGGAGAGCCGTTACTGGAATTGACCGACATTCTTGCCGATGGGCTGGGATTGACCTGGAGCTTCAGCCGCGAGTTAGTCGTTGGCGGTAGTTATGTCCTGGCCGGTCTCGTGCTGCTGCCGCTGCAAACCTACGAACGCGAACGCCGCCAAAATGACGATTCCCCTCACGTTTTACAAGATATTTGGGACGGCATTTGCTACCTGCGCACCCACCACCGCGTCCGCAACGCCATGGTGCAACTGATACTTTTGTTCTGTATTTTTGCCGCTTTGGCCGTGCTGGCCGTAAGCCTTGCCGATCGCATTCCCAGTTTGAAAGCCTCGCAATTTGGCTTCCTGTTGGCAGCCGGAGGTGTTGGCATGGCCGTCGGAGCGGGATTTTTAGGAACTTGGGGCGATCGCTTCAGTACCGCACGCCTCGGTATCATCGGCTCTGCAGGCGTTGCCGCATCCCTCGCTGGCTTGGCACTGGCGACCGACCGACTTTGGTTGGCGATCGCCCTGACGACGGCCTTAGGAGCCTTCGCTGCGTTGGTCGGCGTACCCATGCAGACCACGATTCAAGCTGAAACGCCTGAAGCTATGCGCGGCAAGGTTTTCGGGCTGCAAAACAATGCTGTCAATATCGCTCTGAGCTTGCCGCTGGCACTGGCTGGCGCGGCCGAAGCCGTCTTCGGACTGCGCGCCGTATTCTTCGGATTAGCTGCCCTTGCCATCGCGGGCGGGCTCTTAACCTGGTATATTTCCCGTACGGGAGTCGCAATCTCGGCGCGGACATGA
- the shc gene encoding squalene--hopene cyclase — translation MQLHSEVGLDRLDRAVAASQRYLLSHQYPEGYWWAELESNVTITVEVLLLHKIWGTDTVRPLHKIEAYLRQQQRESGGWELFYGDGGSLSTSVEAYLGLRLLGVPAGDPALVKARTFILERGGISKTRIFTKFHLALVGCYNWRGLPSIPPWIVFCNPPFPFSIYEMSSWARGSTVPLAIVFDKKPVYPVEPSVKLDELFAEGSANVRYELPRNNDWSDAFVWLDNAFKLAEDWNLVPLRQEGLKAAERWVIERQEVTGDWGGIIPAMLNSMLALRSLDYSVDDPIVVRGFQAIDNFVLEDDEVYRVQPCISPVWDTAWVVRALVDSGMASDAPELVAAGRWLLERQILDYGDWRVKNPQGEPGGWAFEFDNRFYPDVDDTAVVVMALEQLRLPEEALKRQAIVRATQWVATMQCRAGGWAAFDIDNDSDWLNLLPYSDLKATIDPNTADVTARVLEMIGYLDPQQPGIARERCDRALDYLLDEQEPEGCWFGRWGVNYIYGTSGALSALALVAPQHARDAIERGAAWLLGVQNPDGGWGETCRSYEDPTLKGKGVSTASQTAWALIGLLAAGDATGSYAQQFIVRGVEYLIGSQLENGRWEEAEFTGTGFPEHFFLRYHYYYQYFPLIALGRTRQIFAGRT, via the coding sequence ATGCAACTTCATTCTGAGGTTGGGCTCGACCGGCTCGACCGTGCCGTGGCTGCAAGTCAACGTTATTTACTCTCCCACCAATATCCTGAAGGTTATTGGTGGGCAGAACTCGAATCTAATGTCACGATTACCGTCGAAGTGCTCCTCTTGCACAAAATTTGGGGAACCGATACGGTAAGGCCCCTGCATAAAATTGAAGCTTATCTGCGCCAGCAACAACGCGAAAGTGGCGGTTGGGAATTGTTTTATGGCGACGGCGGCAGTCTTAGCACCAGTGTTGAAGCCTATTTGGGTTTGCGCTTGCTCGGGGTTCCTGCTGGCGATCCGGCACTTGTCAAAGCCCGTACGTTTATTCTGGAACGCGGCGGCATCAGTAAAACTCGGATCTTTACGAAGTTCCACTTGGCGCTTGTCGGCTGCTACAACTGGCGGGGATTGCCATCGATTCCACCGTGGATCGTGTTCTGCAACCCGCCCTTTCCCTTTTCGATTTACGAAATGTCTAGCTGGGCGCGTGGCAGCACGGTTCCCTTGGCAATCGTATTCGACAAAAAACCTGTTTATCCGGTTGAACCGTCTGTCAAACTCGACGAACTCTTCGCCGAAGGTAGTGCAAACGTCCGGTACGAATTGCCGCGCAACAATGACTGGAGCGATGCCTTCGTTTGGCTCGACAATGCCTTTAAGCTCGCAGAAGACTGGAACCTCGTGCCGTTGCGCCAAGAAGGACTCAAAGCCGCCGAGCGCTGGGTAATAGAGCGCCAAGAAGTCACTGGCGACTGGGGCGGAATCATTCCTGCGATGCTCAACTCAATGCTGGCCCTGCGATCGCTCGACTACTCGGTTGACGATCCGATTGTCGTTCGCGGTTTTCAGGCGATCGATAATTTCGTGTTGGAAGACGACGAAGTGTATCGCGTGCAACCCTGCATCTCCCCCGTGTGGGATACGGCTTGGGTGGTGCGTGCGTTAGTCGATTCGGGCATGGCATCAGACGCGCCCGAACTTGTGGCTGCCGGTCGTTGGTTGCTGGAGCGGCAAATTCTCGATTACGGCGACTGGAGGGTTAAAAACCCCCAGGGGGAACCCGGCGGGTGGGCATTCGAGTTTGACAACCGGTTTTACCCCGATGTAGACGATACGGCGGTGGTCGTGATGGCGCTGGAGCAGTTACGCCTGCCCGAGGAAGCTCTCAAACGCCAAGCGATCGTGCGAGCCACGCAATGGGTTGCAACCATGCAGTGTCGGGCAGGCGGCTGGGCAGCATTCGACATCGACAACGACAGCGATTGGCTTAACCTTTTGCCCTACTCCGACCTTAAAGCCACGATCGATCCCAACACTGCCGACGTGACGGCACGCGTGCTGGAGATGATCGGCTACCTCGATCCCCAACAACCGGGGATCGCCCGCGAGCGCTGCGATCGTGCCCTCGACTATTTGCTAGACGAGCAAGAACCTGAGGGCTGCTGGTTCGGGCGCTGGGGCGTCAACTACATCTACGGCACCAGCGGCGCGCTCTCGGCCCTGGCGCTGGTGGCTCCCCAGCATGCCCGCGATGCCATCGAGCGAGGAGCAGCTTGGCTACTCGGCGTCCAGAACCCCGATGGCGGTTGGGGCGAAACCTGCCGCAGTTACGAGGATCCGACGCTCAAAGGTAAGGGAGTCAGCACGGCCTCGCAGACGGCGTGGGCGCTCATCGGGCTACTGGCAGCGGGAGACGCCACGGGTAGCTACGCGCAACAGTTTATTGTGCGAGGCGTCGAGTATCTGATAGGCTCACAACTGGAGAACGGACGCTGGGAAGAGGCGGAGTTTACCGGTACGGGTTTCCCAGAGCACTTCTTTTTGCGCTACCACTACTACTACCAGTATTTTCCCTTGATTGCCCTCGGGCGCACCCGGCAGATTTTTGCCGGGCGGACATAA